One genomic segment of Vibrio nitrifigilis includes these proteins:
- a CDS encoding DUF554 domain-containing protein, whose translation MIGPLVNASAIICGSLLGTLFGNKISNSMKERMPMVFGLASMGIGLSMAIKVKLLPAVVLSLILGAIIGELIHLEENIKRVANILKSLITRFVSPPNSSMEQNAYMDRFISILILFCVSGTGIFGSMNEGMTGDPSLLIVKSFLDFFTAAIFAITLGLPVATLAIPQTLVQVILYFSANAIMPLTTPTMIADFSAVGGLLVFATGFRICGSINFPLANLLPSLIIAMPISATWLEFAA comes from the coding sequence ATGATAGGACCATTGGTCAATGCATCCGCCATCATTTGTGGCAGTTTATTGGGTACGCTATTTGGTAACAAAATATCTAACTCGATGAAGGAAAGAATGCCAATGGTATTCGGTTTAGCATCAATGGGGATTGGGCTATCTATGGCGATCAAAGTAAAACTGCTGCCCGCGGTGGTTTTATCACTTATTCTTGGTGCCATTATTGGCGAACTCATTCATTTAGAAGAAAACATAAAACGTGTCGCCAACATACTGAAATCGCTAATCACACGTTTTGTTTCTCCCCCGAATAGTTCGATGGAACAGAACGCCTATATGGACCGCTTTATCTCCATTTTGATTCTCTTTTGCGTTAGCGGTACGGGTATTTTTGGGTCAATGAATGAAGGGATGACAGGCGATCCTTCCCTATTAATTGTTAAATCGTTTCTCGATTTCTTTACCGCGGCCATATTTGCCATCACTTTAGGTTTACCGGTCGCGACATTAGCCATTCCGCAAACACTCGTACAAGTGATCTTGTATTTTTCCGCGAATGCCATCATGCCGTTAACTACGCCAACAATGATTGCTGATTTTTCTGCTGTTGGTGGGTTATTAGTTTTTGCTACCGGATTTCGCATTTGTGGCAGTATCAACTTTCCCCTCGCGAACCTGTTACCCTCGCTCATTATCGCTATGCCAATTTCTGCCACATGGTTAGAATTTGCAGCTTAA
- a CDS encoding GNAT family N-acetyltransferase: MPTTIRLATSLDIERIAEIESQGFPVEEAATLPIFQRRFNAFPECFFVLEKNNQIVGQINGCRYSAPELPDILYEDEHQHLKEGAYQTVFGLVIAPDFQHQGLAHQLLEHFITVSKERGVKGLVLTCKDKLVGFYEQHGFVCQGVSDSTHGGAVWNDMLLNF, encoded by the coding sequence ATGCCGACCACTATCCGTCTTGCAACCTCACTCGATATCGAACGTATTGCTGAAATTGAATCACAAGGATTCCCAGTAGAAGAAGCCGCGACACTGCCAATTTTTCAACGCCGCTTTAACGCGTTTCCGGAATGTTTTTTTGTTCTCGAGAAAAATAATCAGATCGTAGGCCAAATTAATGGCTGCCGCTATAGCGCGCCAGAGCTGCCTGACATCTTATATGAAGATGAGCACCAGCACTTAAAAGAGGGGGCTTATCAAACCGTATTTGGCTTAGTGATCGCACCGGATTTTCAACATCAAGGTCTAGCACATCAATTACTTGAACACTTTATTACGGTTAGTAAGGAACGTGGCGTAAAAGGCCTCGTACTCACTTGTAAAGATAAATTGGTTGGCTTTTATGAACAGCATGGCTTTGTATGTCAGGGAGTCTCGGACTCAACGCACGGTGGTGCTGTGTGGAATGATATGTTACTGAATTTTTGA